Part of the Juglans regia cultivar Chandler chromosome 14, Walnut 2.0, whole genome shotgun sequence genome, GTTGGCTACACTATGGTTGGCTACACTACGGTTGGAAATAagttgatgaaaaattagttggaaaataataatttaaatataaaataaaattattaatgtacatatggttagtgtaattgtaaaatataaaagaaaaaatttaaaaataatattatattattattttgatgaatcaaatgGCTAATCTAATGTAGGGTTATGGATaaggaagttttagatttatgaaaaaaatatacttttcattaaattttgaagataaatttgatgaatccaatgctaatgctctaactGAGAGTATGGGGAAACTaaaactttttctattttaatatattgtttatgataagagtaatgctagatataattttagacgTGTGTAAGTTTCAAGTactcattttgagaaaaatgtgaGGTCTCagatttatccaatttttttttaaaaaaatatgtgagaCTTGTTAAtcctaaaattgtaaatatcatttctcttatcatAAATGGGCTGCTATTTAGGCATTTAGTCACCCTAATGTATGAAACCAATCTATTTTGTAACTCAATAAGAAAGGTAAATCTTGTACTTCACAATGCATTTCAGAAATCCAGTATcccatgatcatcatgattatGACACCAATAACAAGAAGTTAGCGAGTGGAACTAGTTAATCGACTGTTtgataatgtttttaaaaaagaatacgCGAGACTTGCCCAccctaaaactatatctaaGATTATTCTTTCGACGACAAAGTTGTTTCGCCTATAGCAAGATACAGAGATGTGGCTGATGCTGGTATGCGTGTGTTCCTTAAAACAATTAGCATCATTTTAACcagaaaaattacataattgGATGCCTATGCTCTAAGTGAAGGATGATGCCCCGGAAACTACTGCACCATTTACTTTTTACAAACAGCTTTAATATGTTGGGAAAATTCATGTAACCATGGAAGTTCCTTTTTACGTCGCTCTCTCAATTGTAATATATTAGATGTGCAATAGATACTTAAATGGGAAAATATAGGTTATGATTAGCCTTAAAAAGACTCATCCACTTACAATTTGCTCaatttattttgagaaaaaaattcaccCGGGCCAATACCAGACTAAGCCCTCAAAGGGAGATATATACGTTGACCCaggagaaaataaaatgcaGACACATTGAGAcatgatttgaatttgaatgaatTTCTAATTCTTAGTTATGAGGGGGATTTAACCAAGACCCAAAttccattttgattttgaaatagTAGGAGAAAGGATGCATAAATGTTTAAAGCCTGGTGTTCCTAAGGTCGTGCAAAGATGAAGGAAACGAAATAAattattctgaaaaaaaaaattcaatcaatcatAATAACTATATGGaagtagaaataaaaaaggGGGGAATTTCAGATGACATAAAACAGCAAGAACAAAATATCTGAAATATGTCAATAAGATAACATCCGCCTGCTTATGGAACAACAATGGCtactaataacaaaaaaattgtgatgCCATGCAACCTCCCTTAACTTTCTCATCTGACTGAACCTCGCAAGAAATGCAAAAATCCTTGCAcggtattttattttgtttatgtttttttttttttttgggggggggggggggtttattaacaccaggaaaaaaaattatcaataggATTATAAAAGCTGACATCTTATACAGCTAAAACTCACCGGCTACTCCGATTGCTACCACTTAAACTGTGGTCAGATCAGTGGGAAACATGCTTATTTGTCTTGCTTGCCCATCCATCCCATGAAGCAAACTCTATTTATCATTGTGTAGAGGTATCCGTGAAGCAGATGCAAAATAAGGAATGCCCTTTTTCTTGAAGGTTTTTTCAGGTGACTGTGCCACCTTTACTGCGGCGACTATTGAGTTCTTGGAAGAAAGCTTTTGAGGCTTCATATGTAGACCAGCAAATTGCAGCAGCAGGAGCATGGAAAAGCATCCGTGGAATCCATCCCCGCATAAGCCCTCTGTATCCATCCTTTTTAACTATTGTTTGAATTACATCCCTGATTGAGCCACTTTGAAACCTGTCGCATCCACAAACACCCTgtacataatttaaatgttacAAATTATGTTAAGCATTCCGTTACCTGTAAGATTAGTCACTAACCACCATTCAGATCATCTTAAAAAATTCCGGAGTAAGTATTTACCAATGAACATAACTACACAGCTGCTTTTCAACACTATTCTATTgttcaattatcattttattcataatattgtTGGATGGTTTAAACAGATAAGAACAGTTGGTTGAGGAAGGAgcaccaaaaacagaaaacaagtAAGAAATAATTCATGGCACACCCTAATCAAGTTTAGGAACAGTAAAGTGTAGTAGAAACAGCGTTAAGTGTATGGGACTTAAACTACCATCGTACCGATCGAATTGACAAGCTAGCAGTTTATACTTAAAGTTTCCATTTAAAGGATATAATTGGATATCTATTGGCTGACTTAATGTATCTAATCTCAGTTAAATGCAAACCAATGAATTTGTCACATATAACTAGTTGTTTGATTAATTACTCTTAACGCTTTTGGTTCCATGCTACTTCGCCAAAAGAAGTGAGAATTAATGATCAGTGCGATCCCTCACCGATGGAAGTACATACCGTACATCGCAGATTTCTCACTTCACCATTTCTGCTATCAAACTTCACCAAGCACAAATCAAGTACATAATAACTCCAGACATTTGGCATTGAGGCAGTGAAACTCAATGTAATAAATTGCAACACCGTGAAAATCTATTGAATAGCATCGCTCTTTCAGGGCAAGTCAATTGCCATccaatttcttttaaatttgtcaGCTATAAGATTATAGCGATATTCATGCACAAGATAGATTCAGACACTAATGAAAGTAGAATCCAATCCTAATGGAGATGGAGATTATCATTGAGTCTGCAGTAGGAAAGAGACACAGCTATCAAGTACAACGGGTAGCTTGCTTCTGGTAGCAAAGATCAATATTTGCAGCGAAAATCTtgtttgtgtttaattttttggttACTACCTAAGAATTCAAACTCCTCTAAGAGAGATATACTAAGCTTCCACAATATTACGCAGCCTAATTTACGtccaaaattagaaaaaaagcttaaaacacacaaaaaaataaagggttaTACCTGACACTGCAATTGGGTCTTGACCACATCGAGCGGTGTGGTCACAGCAGCAGCCAAGGCGCCAGCAGCGGCGCCTGCGGTGGCATGAACTACCCACCGCTCATCGCTGGCGCTCTCCGGCGAAATCTCCATCAAGGCCCTCTTGGCAGACTCATAGGTCGTGAAGTGTACCGCTGTAAACGGGGCATTCATCAACACCGTGGTCCTATACGATGCGTAGAAAGCTCCAAACCCTTCCTCCCTCAACACCCTCTTCACGCAATCCCAGACCCCCGCATAGTGACTATTGCTCAGCTGCAGCCTCTGCTTCACCATATCCATCGGCGTGAACACCGCATCGCTCGCAACCGTGGCGCAAACGCCTGAGACGGCGTGTGCCGCAGGGTTGTTCGGTTTTCCACGCGAGAAGAACTTCTTGCACACCTCGTAAACCGAGAAGTAAACGGCATGAGCAGGTCCCGCGCCGAGACCCATTGCGGCGATGCCTCTGTATAGCCCTGCGTAGCCCTCCGATTTCAAAATCGATTGAAGGGCTTGTCGGACACTGACCGACTTGATAGGGCAAGACCCGAGGGCCTGCATGTGGGTCTTCAAGGTGTCGACCGGGAACATGGCCATGTGCTCGATCGAGCCGGCGATCGAACCGGCGATCATGAACTGCCAAAAGTGGAGGCCATCGTGGTCCGAGACAGTGAGCTCAGGGTGGAAGTCTGGGGTCTGTGGTACAGGCCGAAAGTCCGGGTTTTGGAACTTAGGCGTGGCGTCTGAGGCCATGGAGATTGGATTTTAGAAGCGAAACAGCGGTGAAAATTGAGACGGGGGGAGCAATGGGTATACCGTATGTATATTATTTGgtaagatttgaattttttttaggtgGGCTTGATTTTTCGGCTGAGTTGATTTTAGAATGTTTGAGAAAATTAGGATTTTGGATTGAACTCAAAATTGGGGGGTTTTGCTGTCACTCACGAAAAGCTCCAAGCGGTTGCGGGAGAGATGGAGCAGCATGGAGTTTCCAAATTACGATGAGCCCTGAGGTTATAACAGGTCGACATTGTGGTTGTCGCTTTGGATGAAGCTTGACTTCCATTAATTAGGGTTCCAAAGAGTTAGGGATTTAGGTCTtattttgtcttgtttttaaATTCGGCGTTGTTCTGGTCAGCTCACCAGCTAAAAAGAGATTTTCTTTACTTATTAATGGACGAAACTGTCCTTCATGCTGCTTTCGTTTCTACAACCCTCTCCAAATCTTTAggagatataattttagaatgtttaacactttttttgtttttacaattttttttaatttatattattttatctagttattgtaatttattcaaactttcacataaaataaaataaaaaatttaattattttaaattttaaaataaaaataatattaaaaagatatattctaacaatattttattcaatttttaattttaatttcagctcgtctcattttttttgtaaaaacaaacgagataaatggcataaattttcaaataaatctagtattaaaaaaataaaatttttatgctaattttaaattttaaaaaaaataaatatataaaacttaccaccatttctctttaattaattgGGCATACACGCCAATTAGAAAGTATGGATACCATACCATCCGATTCAAAGAGACGAGCTAAAccaaaaaatcaatcaaatgcTGAGACAACGCAGCAGATTACTCTGCACCAGATGTTAAAAACTATAGCATACTATGAACGCAGCTATCCTCAAAACAgtataaaacagaaaaaagcaaCCATAGACTTGGTAGGAAACAAAGAGGGGGCGACAATGTGCAGAGAAACAACCCTTCTTCACCCCGAATGGTGTGGCGGAGTCTTGATAACTAGGCATAAGATACAGAAACTGCTCAATTCAATTGATACGAGTTTGTGAAATGCTCTTCATATATGCGTCAAAGGGTTGTACAAGAAAATCCTTTGTGACAAATATCTTTTAGCTCACTTGCTCTTGTCCTCAATTCTTTCCCCTCTCCACTTTTGGGATTCAAAAACCGGATTCAAAAACCTTTTGCACAAGCTCTTACATTTCTTCTCCGGTCGCCAAAATTTCACTTCCTTCCAGTCTTCTACGATTTGGTACTAAAACAAAGGGAAAATAAGCATTGGTATGCCTGCATAAACAGCTTCTAGAGTAGAATTCCATCTACAATGCGAGAAACCAGAAAAAAGCAGGGATAGGAAACAAAGAGGGACAACAATATGCAGAGAAACCGCCCTTCACTCCAAATGGTGTGGCAGAgtctaaatattataagatagaGAAACTGCTCATTTGCCGTGGCTTTGAGAAATGCTCTTCATAAATAAGTCAAGGTTTGTATGAGAAGATCCGCCTTCTATAATAGCTTTGTGACAAATATCTTTTAGTTCTCTTGCTCTTACCCTCAATTTTTTCCCCTCTCCACTTTCGGGATTCACAAACCTTTGCACAAGCTCTGATATTTCTTCTCTGGTCACCAGAATTTCACTTCCCACCTCTGATCTCTTTACCCTCCACCCAACCTTCCAGTCTTCTACAATTAGCCTACTAATCGGAACTTGATCTAAAAACAGAGGGAAAGTAAGCATTGGTACGCCTGCATAGACAGCTTCTAGAGTAGAATTCCACCCACAATGTGTCCAGAAACCTCCAATGGAAGAATGGCATAACACCTTCATTTGGTCACACCATGGCACTACTAACCCCTTATCACCACAACTCCCGTTCAACCGAGAAGCTTCTCCACGAGCCACCCACAAGAACCGAACATTACTATCATGCAGCCCTGCAGCAATTTCATCCATTTGGGCGCCTGAAACTGAAAGGAAACTTCCCAATGAGATGTACAAGACTGAACCTGCAGGTTGGGAATCTAGCCACTGTAAGTACTTGGGGTCATTGTGACTGCCAGTAATGGAGgatttatcttcaaattttaagtAAGGTATTGCAGGGCCAATGGGGTAGACAGGGAAATTGAATGCTGCATTTAAAGAGTCAATGGCTTGGGGTTCAAGATCGTAGACAGAAGTAAATAGAAGGTACTGTGCTTCGGAATCGTGGAGATGCATTCCATGGCAAGCTGCAGTACTCGTTGGTCGTTTTCATGAAAGACTGTCTGAAGGTCTGCTGCTTGTGTTGAAGAAAGTCCGGGGATGTCCACATGCTCGTCTCTAAGTTCTATTCACACAAATGGGCAGACATTGAGctacaaaaaatgaattaagagtATAGAAGCCAGAAAGACATGAATCAGTTGCTCGCACTTTTATCAAAAGTTTCCAGGAAGCCTTTTTCAGGACGTAGCTATCCAGTACTCCTGTGGTAAACGCTATGGCAAGTCTGCTCTCATTTAAAGAATTGTGTAAAAGCTAAATCCTTGTAAAATacatgtcaatttatttttagagtaaggaggggtttggatagtaaattgagatgagataaaatgatataagataaaaattaaataaaatattatttttattttaaaattttaaaaaattgaaatatttattatattttatgtagaaatttaaaaaaattataataattagatgaaattaaTTGAGAGATTGTATCCAAACAACCCTTAAGCGTGTGTTCTTTCTAATATAATTGTTGCGTGATTATGAGAATAAGAATTTCTGCACAATAATACAGGCAcaaccattttttataatatttatatgcgcacaattattttttatataattatgtcgtAAAATAGGATATTTCTTTAAGAATAGGATTACATGTACGTATAATTTTAAGTCCAATATTATAAGTATTGAGCGATGacactattttatcattaattttttaatttgaattttaaaattctcacaATTTTTAATAGCTAGCAGATCATGATTACgtaactaaaattataaatataaataatatttttttatataaatgatactaaaattataaatataaataataaccttttatataaaataatgttattttatattactgtaaaataatgttatttttataaattattttataaaaatatatttttaaaatatagttatataaatcaTTGTAAAATTAGTGCTGTAAATagcattttcaataaaaaa contains:
- the LOC108996853 gene encoding mitoferrin-like isoform X1, whose amino-acid sequence is MASDATPKFQNPDFRPVPQTPDFHPELTVSDHDGLHFWQFMIAGSIAGSIEHMAMFPVDTLKTHMQALGSCPIKSVSVRQALQSILKSEGYAGLYRGIAAMGLGAGPAHAVYFSVYEVCKKFFSRGKPNNPAAHAVSGVCATVASDAVFTPMDMVKQRLQLSNSHYAGVWDCVKRVLREEGFGAFYASYRTTVLMNAPFTAVHFTTYESAKRALMEISPESASDERWVVHATAGAAAGALAAAVTTPLDVVKTQLQCQGVCGCDRFQSGSIRDVIQTIVKKDGYRGLMRGWIPRMLFHAPAAAICWSTYEASKAFFQELNSRRSKGGTVT
- the LOC108996853 gene encoding mitoferrin-like isoform X2, which encodes MASDATPKFQNPDFRPVPQTPDFHPELTVSDHDGLHFWQFMIAGSIAGSIEHMAMFPVDTLKTHMQALGSCPIKSVSVRQALQSILKSEGYAGLYRGIAAMGLGAGPAHAVYFSVYEVCKKFFSRGKPNNPAAHAVSGVCATVASDAVFTPMDMVKQRLQLSNSHYAGVWDCVKRVLREEGFGAFYASYRTTVLMNAPFTAVHFTTYESAKRALMEISPESASDERWVVHATAGAAAGALAAAVTTPLDVVKTQLQCQVSKWLNQGCNSNNS